A region from the Caloenas nicobarica isolate bCalNic1 chromosome 11, bCalNic1.hap1, whole genome shotgun sequence genome encodes:
- the CPNE9 gene encoding copine-9 isoform X3, with the protein MASPGALEPAAGSVPGTKVELTVSCRNLLDMDTFSKSDPVVVLFMQGSGSSEWKEFGRTEVIDNTLNPDFVRKFVLDYYFEEKQNLRFDVYNVDSKSCSILKQKDFLGQAFVALGEVIGSQRGRLERALTGVPGKRCGTILLLAEELSNCRDIVTMQLCANKLDKKDFFGKSDPFLVFYRSNEDGTFTICHKTEVVKNTLNPVWQPFTIPVRALCNGDYDRTVKIDVYDWDRDGSHDFIGEFATSYRELSRAQSQFTVYEVLNPRKKCKKKKYVNSGTVTLLSFSVESEFTFVDYIRGGTQLNFTVAIDFTASNGMPSQPTSLHYASPYQLSAYALALKAVGEVIQDYDSDKLFPAYGFGAKLPPDGKISHQFPLNNNVDNPSCAGIEGVLESYLQSLRTVQLYGPTNFAPVINQVAGVAAQVTDGSQYHVLLIITDGVISDMLQTKEAIVTASALPMSIIIVGVGPAEFEAMEELDGDEVRVSSRGRYAERDIVQFVPFRDYVDDSGNQVLSMARLAKDVLAEIPEQLLSYMKTRDIKPRRADPQ; encoded by the exons ATGGCGTCTCCGGGAGCGCTGGAACCGGCGGCCGGCAGCGTGCCGGGAACCAAGGTGGAGCTCACCGTGTCCTGCCG GAACCTGCTGGACATGGACACCTTCTCCAAGTCTGACCCAG TGGTTGTCCTCTTCATGCAGGGCTCAGGGAGCAGCGAGTGGAAGGAG TTTGGGCGCACTGAGGTGATCGACAACACCCTGAACCCCGACTTTGTCCGCAAGTTTGTCCTCGACTACTACTTTGAGGAGAAGCAAAACCTCCGTTTTGACGT CTACAACGTGGACTCCAAGAGCTGCTCCATTTTAAAGCAG AAG GACTTCCTGGGGCAGGCGTTTGTGGCACTGGGGGAGGTGATCGGGTCCCAGCGGGGCCGCCTGGAGAGAGCCCTCAC GGGGGTCCCGGGGAAGCGGTGTGGGACCATCCTGCTGTTGGCCGAGGAGCTGAGCAACTGCCGG gacATCGTCACGATGCAACTGTGCGCCAACAAGCTGGACAAGAAGGACTTCTTCGGAAAATCCGACCCCTTCCTCGTCTTCTATCGCAGCAATGAGGACGGCAC CTTCACCATCTGCCATAAGACAGAGGTGGTGAAGAACACACTCAACCCGGTGTGGCAGCCCTTCACCATCCCCGTGCGCGCCCTCTGCAATGGTGACTACGACCG GACAGTGAAGATTGACGTGTACGACTGGGACCGGGACGGGAG CCACGATTTCATTGGGGAGTTCGCCACCAGCTACCGGGAGCTCTCCCGAGCACAGAGCCAGTTCACAGTGTATGAG GTGCTGAACCCcaggaagaaatgcaagaagaagaaatatgtgAACTCCGGCACT GTGACACTACTCTCCTTCTCCGTTGAGTCCGAGTTCACCTTTGTCGACTACATTCGGGGCGG GACGCAGCTGAATTTCACTGTTGCCATTGACTTCACGGCCTCCAATG GGATGCCATCGCAGCCCACCTCGCTGCACTACGCAAGCCCCTACCAGCTGAGCGCCTACGCCCTGGCGCTGAAGGCGGTGGGGGAGGTCATCCAGGACTACGACAGTGACAAGCTCTTCCCTGCCTACGGCTTTGGTGCCAAACTCCCACCCGATGGCAAGATCTCCCACCAGTTCCCCCTG AACAACAACGTGGACAACCCCAGCTGTGCCGGCATCGAGGGCGTGCTGGAGTCCTACCTCCAGAGCCTGCGCACCGTCCAGCTCTACGGTCCCACCAACTTTGCCCCTGTCATCAACCAGGTGGCTGG GGTGGCTGCCCAGGTGACCGACGGCTCGCAGTACCACGTCCTCCTCATCATCACCGACGGCGTCATCTCTGACATGCTGCAGACCAAGGAAGCCATTGTCACT GCTTCTGCCTTGCCCATGTCCATCATCATCGTGGGAGTAGGTCCGGCTGAGTTTGAGG CCATGGAGGAGCTGGATGGTGACGAGGTACGGGTGTCCTCCCGCGGACGCTACGCCGAGAGGGACATCGTACAG TTCGTGCCGTTTCGGGATTACGTGGACGATTCGGGAAACCAGGTGCTGAGCATGGCCCGCCTGGCCAAGGATGTGCTGGCTGAGATCCCCGAGCAGCTCCTCTCCTACATGAAGACCCGGGACATCAAGCCTCGCCGGGCGGACCCCCAGTAG
- the CPNE9 gene encoding copine-9 isoform X1, with protein sequence MASPGALEPAAGSVPGTKVELTVSCRNLLDMDTFSKSDPVVVLFMQGSGSSEWKEFGRTEVIDNTLNPDFVRKFVLDYYFEEKQNLRFDVYNVDSKSCSILKQDFLGQAFVALGEVIGSQRGRLERALTGVPGKRCGTILLLAEELSNCRDIVTMQLCANKLDKKDFFGKSDPFLVFYRSNEDGTFTICHKTEVVKNTLNPVWQPFTIPVRALCNGDYDRTVKIDVYDWDRDGSHDFIGEFATSYRELSRAQSQFTVYEVGWGSQGKGSGTPHTRANPALRPQVLNPRKKCKKKKYVNSGTVTLLSFSVESEFTFVDYIRGGTQLNFTVAIDFTASNGMPSQPTSLHYASPYQLSAYALALKAVGEVIQDYDSDKLFPAYGFGAKLPPDGKISHQFPLNNNVDNPSCAGIEGVLESYLQSLRTVQLYGPTNFAPVINQVAGVAAQVTDGSQYHVLLIITDGVISDMLQTKEAIVTASALPMSIIIVGVGPAEFEAMEELDGDEVRVSSRGRYAERDIVQFVPFRDYVDDSGNQVLSMARLAKDVLAEIPEQLLSYMKTRDIKPRRADPQ encoded by the exons ATGGCGTCTCCGGGAGCGCTGGAACCGGCGGCCGGCAGCGTGCCGGGAACCAAGGTGGAGCTCACCGTGTCCTGCCG GAACCTGCTGGACATGGACACCTTCTCCAAGTCTGACCCAG TGGTTGTCCTCTTCATGCAGGGCTCAGGGAGCAGCGAGTGGAAGGAG TTTGGGCGCACTGAGGTGATCGACAACACCCTGAACCCCGACTTTGTCCGCAAGTTTGTCCTCGACTACTACTTTGAGGAGAAGCAAAACCTCCGTTTTGACGT CTACAACGTGGACTCCAAGAGCTGCTCCATTTTAAAGCAG GACTTCCTGGGGCAGGCGTTTGTGGCACTGGGGGAGGTGATCGGGTCCCAGCGGGGCCGCCTGGAGAGAGCCCTCAC GGGGGTCCCGGGGAAGCGGTGTGGGACCATCCTGCTGTTGGCCGAGGAGCTGAGCAACTGCCGG gacATCGTCACGATGCAACTGTGCGCCAACAAGCTGGACAAGAAGGACTTCTTCGGAAAATCCGACCCCTTCCTCGTCTTCTATCGCAGCAATGAGGACGGCAC CTTCACCATCTGCCATAAGACAGAGGTGGTGAAGAACACACTCAACCCGGTGTGGCAGCCCTTCACCATCCCCGTGCGCGCCCTCTGCAATGGTGACTACGACCG GACAGTGAAGATTGACGTGTACGACTGGGACCGGGACGGGAG CCACGATTTCATTGGGGAGTTCGCCACCAGCTACCGGGAGCTCTCCCGAGCACAGAGCCAGTTCACAGTGTATGAGGTAGGGTGGGGGAGCCAGGGCAAGGGGTCGGGGACACCCCACACCAGGGCCAACCCAGCCCTGCGCCCACAGGTGCTGAACCCcaggaagaaatgcaagaagaagaaatatgtgAACTCCGGCACT GTGACACTACTCTCCTTCTCCGTTGAGTCCGAGTTCACCTTTGTCGACTACATTCGGGGCGG GACGCAGCTGAATTTCACTGTTGCCATTGACTTCACGGCCTCCAATG GGATGCCATCGCAGCCCACCTCGCTGCACTACGCAAGCCCCTACCAGCTGAGCGCCTACGCCCTGGCGCTGAAGGCGGTGGGGGAGGTCATCCAGGACTACGACAGTGACAAGCTCTTCCCTGCCTACGGCTTTGGTGCCAAACTCCCACCCGATGGCAAGATCTCCCACCAGTTCCCCCTG AACAACAACGTGGACAACCCCAGCTGTGCCGGCATCGAGGGCGTGCTGGAGTCCTACCTCCAGAGCCTGCGCACCGTCCAGCTCTACGGTCCCACCAACTTTGCCCCTGTCATCAACCAGGTGGCTGG GGTGGCTGCCCAGGTGACCGACGGCTCGCAGTACCACGTCCTCCTCATCATCACCGACGGCGTCATCTCTGACATGCTGCAGACCAAGGAAGCCATTGTCACT GCTTCTGCCTTGCCCATGTCCATCATCATCGTGGGAGTAGGTCCGGCTGAGTTTGAGG CCATGGAGGAGCTGGATGGTGACGAGGTACGGGTGTCCTCCCGCGGACGCTACGCCGAGAGGGACATCGTACAG TTCGTGCCGTTTCGGGATTACGTGGACGATTCGGGAAACCAGGTGCTGAGCATGGCCCGCCTGGCCAAGGATGTGCTGGCTGAGATCCCCGAGCAGCTCCTCTCCTACATGAAGACCCGGGACATCAAGCCTCGCCGGGCGGACCCCCAGTAG
- the BRPF1 gene encoding peregrin produces MGVDFDVKTFCHNLRATKPPYECPVGTCRKIYKSYSGIEYHLYHYDHDNPPPPQHTPLRKHKKKGRQARAANKQSPNPSETSQSPGREVMTYAQAQRMVEVDLHGRVHRISIFDNLDVVSEDEEVPEEVPENGSNKENTETQSVPPKSGKHKNKEKRKDSNHHHHNASAGTTPKLPEVVYRELEQDTPDAPPRPTSYYRYIEKSAEELDEEVEYDMDEEDYIWLDIMNERRKDEGVSPIPQEIFEYLMDRLEKESYFESHNKGDPNALVDEDAVCCICNDGECQNSNVILFCDMCNLAVHQECYGVPYIPEGQWLCRRCLQSPSRAVDCALCPNKGGAFKQTDDGRWAHVVCALWIPEVCFANTVFLEPIDSIEHIPPARWKLTCYICKQRGSGACIQCHKANCYTAFHVTCAQQAGLYMKMEPVRETGANGTSFSVRKTAYCDIHTPPGSVRRLPALSHSEGEEEDEEEEEEGKGWSSEKVKKAKAKSRIKMKKARKILAEKRAAAPVVSVPCIPPHRLSKITNRLTIQRKSQFMQRLHSYWTLKRQSRNGVPLLRRLQTHLQSQRNCDQRDTEDKNWALKEQLKSWQRLRHDLERARLLVELIRKREKLKRETIKVQQVALEMQLTPFLILLRKTLEQLQEKDTGNIFSEPVPLSEVPDYLDHIKKPMDFQTMKQNLEAYRYLNFDDFEEDFNLIINNCLKYNAKDTIFYRAAIRLREQGGAVLRQARRQAEKMGIDFETGMHFPHCVTVEEAQVQDIEDEDVRLLLSENQKHLPLEEQLKILLERLDEVNAGKQSIGRSRRAKMIKKEITVLRRKLAHPRDLGRDGLERHSSSARGVLQSHNPCEKDLQTDSAAEESSSQETGKGLGPNSSSTPAHEVGRRTSVLFSKKNPKTAGPPKRPGRPPKNRDSQITPGHGNSPIGPPQLPIMESSQRQRKRGRSPRPSSSSDSDSDKSTEDAPMDLPANGFSSGNQPVKKSFLVYRNDCNLPRSSSDSESSSSSSSSAASDRTSTTPSKQGRGKPSFSRVNFPEDSSEDTSGTENESYSVGTGRGVGHSMVRKGLGRGAGWLSEDEDSSLDALDLVWAKCRGYPSYPALIIDPKMPREGMFHHGVPIPVPPLEVLKLGEQMTQEAREHLYLVLFFDNKRTWQWLPRTKLVPLGVNQDLDKEKMLEGRKSNIRKSVQIAYHRAMQHRSKVQGEQSSDSSESD; encoded by the exons ATGGGCGTAGACTTCGACGTGAAGACTTTCTGCCACAACCTGCGGGCCACCAAACCCCCCTACGAGTGCCCGGTGGGCACCTGCCGCAAGATCTACAAGAGCTACAGCGGGATCGAGTACCACCTCTACCACTATGACCACGAcaacccccccccgccccagcacACCCCCCTGCGCAAGCACAAGAAGAAGGGGCGCCAGGCCCGCGCCGCCAACAAGCAGTCGCCCAACCCGTCCGAGACCTCCCAGTCACCGGGCCGGGAGGTGATGACCTACGCCCAGGCCCAGCGCATGGTGGAGGTGGATCTGCACGGCCGCGTCCATCGCATCAGCATCTTCGATAACCTCGACGTGGTATCCGAGGATGAGGAAGTGCCCGAGGAGGTGCCGGAGAATGGGAGCAATAAAGAGAACACGGAGACCCAGAGCGTCCCACCCAAGTCCGGCAAGCACAAGAACAAGGAGAAGCGCAAGGACTCCAACCACCATCACCACAACGCCTCGGCCGGCACCACCCCTAAGCTCCCCGAGGTGGTGTACcgggagctggagcaggacaccCCCGACGCGCCACCTCGCCCCACCTCTTACTACAG GTACATCGAGAAGTCGGCAGAGGAGCTGGATGAGGAGGTGGAGTACGACATGGACGAGGAAGATTACATCTGGCTGGACATCATGAATGAGCGGCGGAAGGACGAAGGCGTGAGCCCCATTCCTCAGGAGATCTTTGAGTACCTGATGGACCGGCTGGAGAAGGAATCCTACTTTGAGAGCCACAACAAGGGGGATCCAAACGCCTTGGTGGATGAGGACGCTGTCTGTTGCATCTGCAACGACGGGGAGTGCCAGAACAGCAACGTCATCCTCTTCTGCGACATGTGCAACCTGGCTGTGCATCAGGAGTGCTACGGGGTGCCCTACATCCCGGAGGGACAGTGGCTCTGCAGACGGTGCCTGCAGTCACCCTCACGAGCTGTGGACTGTGCCCTCTGCCCCAACAAGGGAGGGGCCTTCAAGCAGACGGACGATGGGCGCTGGGCACACGTGGTCTGTGCCCTCTGGATCCCGGAGGTGTGCTTTGCCAACACTGTCTTCTTGGAGCCCATCGACAGCATCGAGCACATCCCGCCCGCGCGCTGGAAGCTGACCTGTTACATTTGCAAGCAGCGCGGCTCCGGGGCTTGCATCCAGTGTCACAAAGCCAACTGCTACACCGCCTTCCATGTCACCTGTGCCCAGCAGGCCGGGCTGTACATGAAGATGGAGCCCGTCCGGGAGACGGGGGCCAATGGTACCTCCTTCAGCGTGCGCAAAACCGCCTACTGCGACATCCACACGCCACCAGGCTCTGTGCGCAGGCTTCCCGCCCTCTCCCACAGcgagggggaagaggaggacgaggaggaggaggaggaagggaagggctggAGCTCTGAGAAAGTGAAAAAAGCAAAGGCCAAGTCTAGGATCAAGATGAAGAAGGCGCGGAAGATCCTGGCAGAGAAACGAGCCGCGGCACCCGTGGTTTCTGTGCCCTGCATCCCCCCGCACAG GCTCAGTAAGATTACAAACCGTTTAACCATCCAGAGGAAAAGCCAGTTCATGCAGCGGCTGCACAGCTACTGGACTCTGAAGAGACAGTCCCGCAATGGTGTCCCTCTGCTCCGCCGCCTTCAGACACACTTGCAGTCACAAAGAAACTGCGACCAG AGAGACACTGAGGATAAGAACTGGGCCctgaaggagcagctgaagtcatgGCAGCGCCTCCGCCATGACCTAGAGCGCGCGCGCTTGCTGGTGGAGCTGATACGCAAGCGGGAGAAGCTCAAGAGAGAGACG ATCAAAGTGCAGCAGGTGGCACTGGAAATGCAGCTGACccccttcctcatcctcctccgCAAGACACTcgagcagctgcaggagaaagaCACGGGCAACATCTTCAGCGAGCCAGTCCCTCTGTCTGAG GTCCCAGACTACCTGGATCACATCAAGAAGCCGATGGATTTCCAGACGATGAAACAAAACCTGGAAGCCTATCGCTATCTGAATTTCGATGACTTTGAGGAGGATTTCAACCTGATTATCAACAACTGTTTGAAATACAATGCCAAAGACACAATCTTCTACCGGGCAGCCATCCGTCTGCGGGAGCAGGGAGGTGCCGTTCTCCGGCAGGCTCGCCGGCAGGCCGAGAAGATGGGCATTGACTTTGAGACAGGCATGCACTTCCCCCACTGTGTTACAGTGGAGGAGGCGCAGGTCCAAGACATTGAGGATG AAGACGTGCGGCTGCTGCTCTCAGAGAATCAGAAGCACCTGCCCttggaggagcagctgaagatCCTGCTGGAGCGGCTGGACGAGGTCAATGCTGGCAAACAGAGCATTGGACGGTCCCGCCGGGCCAAGATGATCAAGAAGGAGATCACGGTCCTGCGGCGGAAACTGGCTCACCCGCGGGACCTGGGCCGGGATGGGCTGGAGCGGCACAGCTCCTCTGCCAGAGGCGTCCTGCAGTCGCACAACCCCTGCGAGAAGGATCTGCAGACAGACAGCGCTGCggaggagagcagcagccaggaaaCTGGCAAAG gtCTGGGTCCCAATTCTTCTTCCACCCCAGCACACGAGGTTGGCAGGAGGACCTCGGTGCTCTTCTCCAAGAAGAACCCTAAAACTGCAGGCCCTCCAAAACGTCCAGGACGTCCCCCAAAGAATCGAGACAGCCAGATCACTCCCGGGCATGGGAACAGCCCCATTggacccccccagctcccaaTCATGGAGTCCTCCCAGCGGCAGCGGAAGCGAGGGCGAAGCCCACGCCCCAGCTCCAGCTCGGACAGCGACAGTGATAAATCCACTGAAGACGCTCCCATGG ATCTGCCAGCCAACGGTTTCAGCAGTGGGAACCAGCCAGTGAAGAAGAGCTTCCTGGTGTACCGCAATGACTGCAATCTGCCCCGGAGCAGCTCCGACTCggagtccagcagcagcagcagcagcagtgctgcctCGGACCGAACCAG CACAACACCCTCCAAGCAAGGCCGAGGGAAACCCTCCTTCTCCCGAGTGAACTTCCCTGAGGACAGCAGCGAGGACACGTCAGGGACGGAGAATGAGTCCTACTCCGTGGGCACAGGGCGAGGCGTGGGGCACAGCA TGGTGCGCAAGGGCCTGGGCCGCGGAGCAGGGTGGCTCTCGGAGGATGAGGATTCCTCCCTGGACGCCCTGGACCTGGTGTGGGCCAAGTGCCGGGGTTACCCCTCCTACCCGGCACTG ATCATCGACCCCAAGATGCCGCGGGAAGGCATGTTCCACCACGGCGTCCCCATCCCCGTGCCCCCCTTGGAGGTGCTGAAGCTGGGGGAGCAGATGACTCAGGAAGCCCGCGAGCACCTCTACCTTGTCCTGTTCTTCGACAACAAGCGCACTTG GCAGTGGTTACCCCGGACGAAGCTGGTTCCTCTGGGGGTGAACCAAGACCTGGACAAGGAGAAGATGTTGGAGGGTCGCAAGTCCAACATCCGCAAGTCGGTGCAGATCGCGTACCACCGCGCCATGCAGCACCGCAGCAAGGTGCAGGGCGAGCAGAGCAGCGACTCCAGCGAGAGCGACTGA
- the CPNE9 gene encoding copine-9 isoform X2, translating into MASPGALEPAAGSVPGTKVELTVSCRNLLDMDTFSKSDPVVVLFMQGSGSSEWKEFGRTEVIDNTLNPDFVRKFVLDYYFEEKQNLRFDVYNVDSKSCSILKQDFLGQAFVALGEVIGSQRGRLERALTGVPGKRCGTILLLAEELSNCRDIVTMQLCANKLDKKDFFGKSDPFLVFYRSNEDGTFTICHKTEVVKNTLNPVWQPFTIPVRALCNGDYDRTVKIDVYDWDRDGSHDFIGEFATSYRELSRAQSQFTVYEVLNPRKKCKKKKYVNSGTVTLLSFSVESEFTFVDYIRGGTQLNFTVAIDFTASNGMPSQPTSLHYASPYQLSAYALALKAVGEVIQDYDSDKLFPAYGFGAKLPPDGKISHQFPLNNNVDNPSCAGIEGVLESYLQSLRTVQLYGPTNFAPVINQVAGVAAQVTDGSQYHVLLIITDGVISDMLQTKEAIVTASALPMSIIIVGVGPAEFEAMEELDGDEVRVSSRGRYAERDIVQFVPFRDYVDDSGNQVLSMARLAKDVLAEIPEQLLSYMKTRDIKPRRADPQ; encoded by the exons ATGGCGTCTCCGGGAGCGCTGGAACCGGCGGCCGGCAGCGTGCCGGGAACCAAGGTGGAGCTCACCGTGTCCTGCCG GAACCTGCTGGACATGGACACCTTCTCCAAGTCTGACCCAG TGGTTGTCCTCTTCATGCAGGGCTCAGGGAGCAGCGAGTGGAAGGAG TTTGGGCGCACTGAGGTGATCGACAACACCCTGAACCCCGACTTTGTCCGCAAGTTTGTCCTCGACTACTACTTTGAGGAGAAGCAAAACCTCCGTTTTGACGT CTACAACGTGGACTCCAAGAGCTGCTCCATTTTAAAGCAG GACTTCCTGGGGCAGGCGTTTGTGGCACTGGGGGAGGTGATCGGGTCCCAGCGGGGCCGCCTGGAGAGAGCCCTCAC GGGGGTCCCGGGGAAGCGGTGTGGGACCATCCTGCTGTTGGCCGAGGAGCTGAGCAACTGCCGG gacATCGTCACGATGCAACTGTGCGCCAACAAGCTGGACAAGAAGGACTTCTTCGGAAAATCCGACCCCTTCCTCGTCTTCTATCGCAGCAATGAGGACGGCAC CTTCACCATCTGCCATAAGACAGAGGTGGTGAAGAACACACTCAACCCGGTGTGGCAGCCCTTCACCATCCCCGTGCGCGCCCTCTGCAATGGTGACTACGACCG GACAGTGAAGATTGACGTGTACGACTGGGACCGGGACGGGAG CCACGATTTCATTGGGGAGTTCGCCACCAGCTACCGGGAGCTCTCCCGAGCACAGAGCCAGTTCACAGTGTATGAG GTGCTGAACCCcaggaagaaatgcaagaagaagaaatatgtgAACTCCGGCACT GTGACACTACTCTCCTTCTCCGTTGAGTCCGAGTTCACCTTTGTCGACTACATTCGGGGCGG GACGCAGCTGAATTTCACTGTTGCCATTGACTTCACGGCCTCCAATG GGATGCCATCGCAGCCCACCTCGCTGCACTACGCAAGCCCCTACCAGCTGAGCGCCTACGCCCTGGCGCTGAAGGCGGTGGGGGAGGTCATCCAGGACTACGACAGTGACAAGCTCTTCCCTGCCTACGGCTTTGGTGCCAAACTCCCACCCGATGGCAAGATCTCCCACCAGTTCCCCCTG AACAACAACGTGGACAACCCCAGCTGTGCCGGCATCGAGGGCGTGCTGGAGTCCTACCTCCAGAGCCTGCGCACCGTCCAGCTCTACGGTCCCACCAACTTTGCCCCTGTCATCAACCAGGTGGCTGG GGTGGCTGCCCAGGTGACCGACGGCTCGCAGTACCACGTCCTCCTCATCATCACCGACGGCGTCATCTCTGACATGCTGCAGACCAAGGAAGCCATTGTCACT GCTTCTGCCTTGCCCATGTCCATCATCATCGTGGGAGTAGGTCCGGCTGAGTTTGAGG CCATGGAGGAGCTGGATGGTGACGAGGTACGGGTGTCCTCCCGCGGACGCTACGCCGAGAGGGACATCGTACAG TTCGTGCCGTTTCGGGATTACGTGGACGATTCGGGAAACCAGGTGCTGAGCATGGCCCGCCTGGCCAAGGATGTGCTGGCTGAGATCCCCGAGCAGCTCCTCTCCTACATGAAGACCCGGGACATCAAGCCTCGCCGGGCGGACCCCCAGTAG